From Candidatus Pedobacter colombiensis, one genomic window encodes:
- a CDS encoding PAS domain S-box protein, which produces MIHSEFYYNLLDKLSIVAITGRSGRIIYVNDKFCLISGFKREELLGSNHRIINANYHPRSFFIDLWKTISSGETWRGEIKNKAKNGTYYWVDTFIIPEKDKNNNILYYYSVRFDITERKRNERELRGRNKELDQIKVLQSHQVRKPVANLLGLIDLVEPEGLNETNKKLFHMFKSITNELDESIRGIVSLENDL; this is translated from the coding sequence ATGATTCATTCGGAATTTTATTATAATTTACTAGATAAGTTAAGTATTGTTGCAATTACCGGCAGAAGTGGCAGGATCATTTATGTTAATGATAAATTCTGTCTCATTTCAGGATTTAAAAGAGAAGAGTTATTGGGCTCAAATCATCGTATCATTAACGCTAACTACCATCCTAGATCATTTTTTATAGATTTATGGAAAACTATTTCATCAGGTGAAACCTGGCGTGGAGAGATTAAGAACAAGGCGAAGAATGGAACTTATTATTGGGTTGATACTTTTATAATCCCCGAAAAGGATAAAAATAATAACATCCTGTATTATTACTCTGTTCGTTTTGATATTACTGAACGCAAACGAAATGAGCGTGAGTTGAGAGGACGTAACAAAGAACTTGATCAGATCAAAGTTTTGCAGTCCCATCAAGTCAGGAAGCCTGTGGCCAACCTATTGGGCTTAATTGATTTGGTTGAACCTGAGGGGTTAAATGAAACAAATAAAAAATTGTTCCATATGTTTAAATCCATTACAAATGAGCTTGATGAGTCTATTCGGGGTATTGTTAGTTTAGAAAATGATCTATAA
- the uraH gene encoding hydroxyisourate hydrolase, translated as MKKVVFIFLNLFLSTLCYSQSLKFQLSSHILDIGAGQPAAHVEVKLQKLIPDKSSWEDMGVRFTDDNGRINDFLPLSESNKGVYKLTFYTEAYFKQKKTETFYPYIEVIFKISGDMHYHVPITLSPYGYSTYRGS; from the coding sequence ATGAAAAAAGTAGTTTTTATTTTTTTAAATTTATTCCTTTCTACGCTCTGTTATTCACAGAGCTTAAAGTTTCAACTGTCAAGCCATATCCTCGATATTGGTGCGGGTCAACCTGCAGCACATGTAGAGGTAAAGCTCCAAAAACTAATACCGGATAAATCTTCCTGGGAAGATATGGGCGTCAGGTTTACTGATGATAACGGCAGGATCAATGATTTTCTGCCTCTTTCAGAAAGCAACAAAGGAGTCTATAAATTGACCTTTTATACTGAAGCATATTTCAAACAGAAAAAAACGGAAACATTCTATCCCTACATTGAAGTTATATTTAAAATTTCGGGGGATATGCATTATCATGTGCCTATCACACTTTCTCCTTATGGGTATTCGACTTATAGAGGAAGTTAA